aaagacgaaacgcgcgtctgacgtattagaTTACAATGCTGGCAccttaaataattatttacttaCAAACCATATATGTTTTAATCAGTTTGAAGTAATCTATCATAAAATCCGGTAGTTATATTACGTAGACCGGATGAAGCAAATCATTgtctatacatgctatatttCATGCAatagttttgatatattttgcaCCGTGTATGAATTCCTTAAGCAAAATGTCCAGTTAAGGAAGATTCCTACCATTTATCAGTGTAAAATGAGGTTAAAACCCTTGCAGTTTTATTGGGGGATATAGGatacttttttatgttttgtagcATTGTACAATAACAAGACAACTGATTGCTTAATTCTGTATATTTTGGATTGAAAAATCCAATAACACGAATTGGCTCATACATTTTAGTAACAGAGATTGATATAACAATTTGATACTGACCTGCTAACATGTACAATATGATAGGAGCAATCAAAACACCAATTGATCCTGTTTTGCTGTAAGCAAAAGttattataattgatataaaacataGGACAAACCCAATGATAGTTTCTATCTGGTATTCAAGAAGGTGAGttgctgaaaaagaaaaaaaaatgttagtattAAATTCAATTCTTTATTACTTTGAACAATACATGAAGTCAGTAGAAGTAAAGACAAAAAAGTGGGATTTTCATCAAGAAAAAGAACAAAGTATTACTACGAATGGGCTGTATTTTGTAGTATTTGATTAAAGTGGTGCACAAGGAGATCCACTGTCACATTAGCAGATATTATAACCTCTGAGAATACAACACATAGTTACCTTATAATACGGTTAAATAATGATTGGTGAAGTACTTTTATGAACGGTTTGGAATTCAGCCTATCGAAACGAACTGAAGgatattaaaaatagaaacacaaATTAGCATGGTTAGGgctttaaaatgtttgtttatgaGCATAAAAACAATCTGGTTTCTGTTTGCTTTAAACTCATCTTCAGTTTTTCAGAATGTTAATAAATGGTGCACGTTACgtttcaaaagaaaacaaaaatatttagtatGGGGAAAAACTGATTACGGTGGcatcatttattttcgttggtaccaattttcgtggattgaggaaaaattGCACAttcagttatatttaaatttgtggttttgGAAAAGTTTGCATATATTCCATTAGAAAATGTGAAGTTCGTGGAATATTTATATTCGTGGTTCCCATGTAACCACGATAATTagtatttaacaaatattaatgaatccaagTTCAATGTAAATCAACCAAAAACTAACGGTatattagacatgttagaatACAATCATATTCTGGACTCGTACATGTTTATCCGAACAAAATGGTGTAGTATGACAGATGTTTAAAACTGGTATTCATTTCACAACTAgcaaatgacacaacattattttgtaaagataaaaaCGATGCAATGAAAttaatggtaccaattttcttgcaccagatgcgcatttcgacaaaacatgtctcttcagtgatgctcgtggccaaaatatttgaaatccaaagcttatataaaagatgaagagctataatctaaaaggtccaaaaagtatagccaaatccgtgaaggaatcagagctttgcatgagggagatactttccttaatttataatattttttatcattttgtaacagaaaattataataacacaaaaaatccgtattttcatgcctgcaatgaatataattaaaaagatcGTGTTTTTGAGActacattttttcaaataaaataatctagTGATTAGTAAAAAAGAAACGTCAGCAGGGATAACCAGGTCGCTCAAAATTTTACCATTGCAAGAAGCTTCAAATATGAATTCattatataactttaaaaatacttaactgaaaataaattaaaaatatacagatgGAAACTACAACAGTTTATTGTACCAaccaaaaaaacatgtattacgATGGAAAATAACTAATAACAgtttatgtaatttttgtaacatatatataagaagactatgctcattattttttcaattgctCTTATTTAACAAGATTTTGGCAACAAATAAACGATCTCTCAAAAAAGAGTAAttaacatttttcaataaaattaaaacacatgaTATTTGGTTACAAAGTTACAGACAGTAAGTATTacccaattattttttttattacaattattaGTTTTTCAATATAGAAGTCTTACtctgaacagaaaacaaaaaacatagacGTATTCAGAATTTTTATTGATGAATACACCAAGAGCATGTAGAGAGTAGATACAAATATTAATGGACATAAGACAAATAAGTCCAATGTTACTTTCaattaaaagaaacataatcaataatttttaaaattgttaatatagagttttgtaaacaaaatgtatgtcaATTAATTTAATCAGCTGATTATTCCCTGGGTATCAATATATCTTTACGTGCAATACATTACATATCTGAACATTTTTATTGTGAAAAGGTTTGAtattattgtcaaaaacaaagcTTCAAATCTTAAGGTACGGCTTATACACATGCGACTTGTTAGATCCTATACACTGATTGGAGTTCAAGATGAATTATTGTATGTTTATAGATGAAGAATACGAATTGTGCAAAAGTCAAAATCAATAAGCAAATGGGACTTCACTACAACCTTACTCCTGAAGTAAATGCAGCACTCAAAATGGTGTATGTCTATGGTGACCTCGTTTGCCGAATGGTCCGAGAAGTTCAACTACTTGTATCATTAACCTGTCAAATCTATAGTTGTTTGATTGAGCCTGCACGTGGCAGGTGCTTTCGACCCTTAATTGACAAGAATTGCCAGTTTTTTTTCACCGAAGGTTGGTGGTTCTCTTCTCATTCCTTCCCCAATCAAAACTAGACGCAACGAAATGGCCATCAATACTGAAAGTggcaaaaatatatcaaacaatcAGCAATTTATAGTTATTATTTCTCATTGTTTGAGGCATTTATACCTCGAGTTTTTGCTGTATGTCTAATCTATATCTATTTAACATCTTCTTAAATTGAAATAGCTATAGttatactttaaatatatgagcatacttatatatttttccAATTCTGGGGCTTCACCATATGTTATTGTAACTCTGATGCCATTCCCTGTAAGAACAGCATAATACAATCCCAGATGTACTGTTAGTGAACTTCCTCCACTATATCCCTGAAGTTCAGCCAAATCCATTACTAACCACCCAGGAGAGAATGCTCCTGTACACAATAAAACTAATGCAACTATTCCAAAAATTGCCGGACacaatttttccattttgtttGCTGTGGACTTCGGCATGTTCGGGTCAACGACTAGAGtgttgtttttttccaacttttcaAGATAGTTTGATTAGTAAAAAATAGGTTAGACCGCGACAATGTAATTGTATTCTCTTCGGATGAAGTAATTTCAATGGataaatgatacttttaaaatatttttgtgtaaattgaTAGTTGTAAGttacattaaatttaaatgttttaagttatcAGTATAGTCGTTTGACCTGTATTTTTACCAATTGTGTTTTATTCCCGATtctgacatttttaaatgaGGGGCGAAAAAGGGATATCTGCACGGTCGAACGCgaaaaaaaatgccatttcACGAAAAACAAGCAATTAAAGATTACCAGCACGTTGAtctttttcatgatttttcaaAACACGGAGATTAACAAACCTTTTTCACGGCtgcacgtgaaataaaaatggcaaatcacgttgcacgaaaataaccctttaccaccctcttaaAGCACGTGATGCGTACATTGTAGTAGATGCTATCATGTCGACAGACCAGggattggtaaaaaaaaatacatactgTATATATAATGTGAACATGAAATACATCTTctataaaagtttgtttttacatctttttgtgataatatgtacataaaatttaaaatggaaatgagGATTGAGTAAAAGgggcaacaacccgaccaaaggaaaaccaaaggccaccaattcaacacagcgagaaaatcccttAGCCGGAGTCGGGCTTCGGCTCAAAATATCACGTAGtttagtgaaaatggacgtcacactaaactccaaaataGATATTATGAATCAAAATTAGAATAACATTCAAGACATATAGGACAGAGCCTCCTAAATTGGGCCAGGCATAAAAATGCGACAGGGATAAACATAAATTGTGAGATGTGACCCCTTCCGTTATACATCCAGCTAATACACAATTAATAAACACAAAACAACTAGCACactaaaactcagtttaaaacgAGCTAAAacgaagtccgagtccgattaCAGAATAtgtaacaataaactaagcaaactttttttcaatatctatGAAAAAGAAATGTAAGAACACGGAATTTCTCTCCGAAGAAAGACCCTTGGTAGGATTTACTCTGTGGTTTTTCTTTAGTTCGTGTTTCTCAGCATTGAAAAGCGTTTCTTCTTCtgatttcttcttctttttggATAGTGCCATCCGTATATTCCGCGTCTTTATTGTTGATGAGGGATAAGAGTTTTGGTATAAgagatttatattatttacttttttggtaaaatactAAACGTTTATATCAAACAACTTGCCTGTTTAGTTTCCGGCAATTTTTAGAAAGGGGATATCATCGAGATGCATATGACAAAAAGTGGACAATAACACAACATCGTGCAACTGAAATAAACTATAGTTCggtataaataatttattctttAGAACCCACTtggaaaaaagtgaaatcacaaaattactgaacttcgaggaaaattgtcatattcctgacttggttaaggcattttcttatgtagaaaatcgtggattaaacatggttttatatCTAGCTAAACCACTCACTTGTTTCGACAACGATGTGAAATGTGTATGTGTCATATGATATGTTCTCCGTCAAGTGTGTACTCGCAGTGTATTTCAGGTAGTTAATTCATGATTCTTTTGTCAATATGATCGGACAAATTGATCTTTCAATAGAACTTACAAACGactgtatacattttgtagGTAGTGAAGATTCAAAACAGTTAAGTAACACAAATGAAGCAGAAAATTAAAGAAGGCTGATTTTAATTGACTGATTGCTGTATGTTTGCTTTCGTTTCAAATAGTTTGAGTATTTTAAAGACGAGAACAATTCGATTATTATTAATATCGGTTATTTCGGCAGTGGATTGCACTGGATAAAGAATATGAATTTCGACTGCCACTTGAAATGAAGGTATTTTTTATAGGAAGGTACAGAGAGTGATATTGATGCTTAACCGGAAATGGACGGATCTCCTTCAGTCCACTTAACATCTATTGGTGAATTTAGATGTATACAAATTACCCTGTTTTATCtttaaactttgtttatttCAGGTCGCAAGGTCATATGCTGTATTTTGATCCATAGGTCAACTTGAAAGTACACAGCCTTATTAGTGATTAATTTTCGGGTCAAAACgttgaaaatattattatttattttttttgaatgaaatttgtttttgtgtgaAATTTATATGCAGAAATTTGGCTATGATATACAATGGGTTAACTGTTCATCTAGATTACAAGATGTTGTTGTTACGATCCTTGTACGAGTTTAACAAATAACATGAAGATTTTCTACCGCTAAATATGTCATATTTAGTCTTGaactttaatatataatatattgctTCGTATATCTGTTTTATACACAAAAGTCCTTATCTTTGTATTTCATATTGTGAAAACTGTAGCTGGCACTCAATAATACTACATCCcctaattttgaatattatactggaattaaaatattatctaGCAACTTCTTTGAATGTTTAAGGTTCATCaaaaggaatttaaaaataCGGCCGTGTCTACCCCTCAAAatttactatgagtacagaGAAACTGGTACATttaggaaagttttaaggcatggcaggaactagatatataaaagttgtaTGAAGTatacgtttcagaaaattaaaaaattacctTGATTTTGATGTCCAgttttttccagtctgcagaaaatagcaaaataaacaaacacccgagtttcgtttgatacggtccactcatttacacattttatatCACCTGTTGTCTGCAGATGTCaattgtccatctattgtccatttaaaccaatactactcacaacatgTATTATATAGGGGGAGATTCTCAAACCTCTTTCCcgacttagtttattttggcaccttctgcaggaacgaaaaaaaataaaaagcaaaatctAGTAGAGTTTATAACtttctaaaacaaatttatatatctagttcctgccagcCCTTAAAACTTTTGCAGGTGAataggtttgtctgtactcagagtaaaatttgaGGTGTACATACGGCCATattagccaaaaggttatgatgaaccttaatggCTTGTAGTGTTATAAAACTAAGCAGTAAATGTTCATACTTAGTAATGAAAATCTATAAAAGGAATCATGAATACAACAATGAAATgagataatttaatttataacataaaaaagatgaaattacAAGATTTAAATGTATAATGGCTTATATTGTtgtaaacaaaactaaaaagaaaatgttcataCTAAGTAATGAGATCTGAAAAAGAAAGCATAACTATAAGAATGAAATGaggataaataaattttaaacacaaaaagaTGCAATTTAATATCAGtacaaaaatacttttattcaaaTGCAATTGTATACAAAAGTATATGATACAATAGTAAATGATATATCTTTTATCTGATGTGACCGGAAAAGCTATAAGCATCTGACGAGGCAAGTTAGACGAGCTTGACATAATACACATTTTTGGAATCCAAGTAGAATCTGAAATAATCATTTaggattttaataaaattagaattgaatataaacttattcacattttatcatgCCGGGGTCTTTTTGACTTACGATATAAATTTCACTCATTTGAATAACTTGCTGTATCCATACGCTATGAATAGTACTTTAGTCACAAATAGCTACTGATAGTTAGATATAGCCAATCATAAATTAGAGTAACACTTAATTAATTTATGCCTccgaagtgtttttttttttaatttatattcacCAGTAACGCTTAAACTAAGCTACTTTGAAAAAGGAGATATATGAGGCGTTAACACGCGTAGAGCTTTATGACCTAACGAACCGTTCAATATTTATCAGAAGGATGGGCTAGTGTAAAATTGGGCgatgcaaattttttttatttgtg
Above is a genomic segment from Mytilus trossulus isolate FHL-02 unplaced genomic scaffold, PNRI_Mtr1.1.1.hap1 h1tg000128l__unscaffolded, whole genome shotgun sequence containing:
- the LOC134700225 gene encoding uncharacterized protein LOC134700225; protein product: MPKSTANKMEKLCPAIFGIVALVLLCTGAFSPGWLVMDLAELQGYSGGSSLTVHLGLYYAVLTGNGIRVTITYGEAPELEKYITTHLLEYQIETIIGFVLCFISIIITFAYSKTGSIGVLIAPIILYMLAGMITLMAVGRWLTKVLLEAREYDVTLTVPYSIIFSGLGAVFCVVTMIIISRMLCKYNAVGQPQDDQESSEISEESYQQVQPKPKVTASMGQTQDIDLTTVLAYLTNLKNRDEMYAYAN